The following coding sequences are from one Virgibacillus necropolis window:
- a CDS encoding helix-turn-helix domain-containing protein yields the protein MLADGIILKCSIQFNQNRTSSAIYHLITGKKSIQTVQDAHIYQLKNFYGINRSLQKRDFDKIINTLISNKLLELDESMSCSVTPNGLEWYKKWQSYLQLTDFDGLRYHTVSSIYYDRLLLLIQTLSNSSNNHYSFIPVIDRQPVLDWVKLVFKQLKQNMESYFEQLHHELHELLSSFSNEEASIYVDRFSGYNHYGKSKEQLASDYKRDKMDISFTIERMNHAMLNKIYLSPHKFPAIEFLIEGLTNKRFITDSARKTYQLLQENYSINEIGRMRNLKENTVYDHVVEVALFTHDFPVLNYLSEDQQQQILTAVYKENTYKLKAIKQMVDERISYFQIRLVLATMQRVGEQNE from the coding sequence ATGTTAGCAGATGGAATCATATTAAAATGTAGCATACAATTCAATCAAAACCGTACAAGTTCGGCTATTTATCATTTGATTACAGGGAAAAAATCCATTCAAACCGTACAGGATGCACACATTTATCAATTGAAGAACTTTTATGGAATTAATCGCTCGTTACAAAAGCGTGATTTTGATAAAATAATAAATACATTGATTTCGAATAAACTGTTGGAATTGGACGAATCGATGAGTTGTTCAGTTACTCCGAATGGTTTGGAATGGTATAAAAAGTGGCAATCCTATTTACAACTAACTGATTTTGATGGATTGCGCTACCACACGGTTTCATCGATTTATTATGATCGATTATTATTACTTATTCAAACATTATCAAATAGCAGTAATAATCATTATTCATTTATCCCTGTTATTGATAGGCAACCAGTATTAGACTGGGTTAAACTGGTTTTTAAACAATTAAAACAAAATATGGAGTCGTATTTCGAGCAGTTGCATCATGAGTTGCATGAATTATTAAGTTCTTTCTCAAATGAAGAAGCATCTATCTATGTTGATCGTTTCTCAGGATACAATCATTATGGAAAAAGTAAAGAGCAATTGGCAAGTGATTATAAACGGGACAAAATGGATATATCGTTTACTATCGAGCGAATGAATCACGCCATGTTAAACAAGATATATCTTAGTCCGCATAAATTCCCTGCAATTGAATTCCTTATTGAAGGACTTACGAATAAGCGGTTTATTACTGATTCAGCGAGAAAAACCTATCAATTATTACAAGAAAACTATTCGATCAATGAAATTGGTCGAATGAGGAATTTAAAAGAAAATACAGTTTACGATCATGTAGTGGAAGTTGCACTATTCACCCATGATTTTCCAGTGTTAAACTATCTATCTGAAGATCAACAACAACAGATTCTGACCGCGGTATATAAAGAAAATACATATAAATTAAAAGCTATAAAGCAAATGGTTGATGAGCGTATTAGTTATTTTCAAATTCGATTAGTCTTAGCAACTATGCAGCGTGTAGGTGAACAAAATGAATAA
- a CDS encoding RecQ family ATP-dependent DNA helicase, which translates to MNKVIDSNLVLEDKLKDHFGFTTFRTGQKEIIRDVMRGKDVLGILPTGMGKSLCYQLPAKLLRGTTIVISPLISLMMDQVKQLKASNFKEVIALNSFINPVERKALYQHLEDYKLIYVSPELIQQNELLDRLKQLSINLLVIDEAHCISQWGHDFRPDYLRLSNIVFELNNPPILALSATATKAIQLDIKKVLKSPNMVDHIYPMDRENIIFSIEKVANDSEKNEKIKKLFDRIRVPTIIYFSSRIATEQLTSFLLKEHPSLRVAFYHGGMETIDRISVQQQFMNNQLDVICCTSAFGMGINKKDIRFIIHYHLPLQLESFIQEIGRAGRDGKESVSLLLYSDHDYYLPANLMKKELPTEDDLRFVFQQLNSLYKQKKQLPHKIEQMEQIFHLSEIQWRFLHYQFENHGMIKRNMIVYKREKWKHAYHAIHQFIDERLILKEQKLREMIAWIETESCLREQLYKGFQSNYTLPLHSCCSNCGFNLANWEIEQQEVEQSYHNWEEKLQALFTTGGKNA; encoded by the coding sequence ATGAATAAAGTAATAGATTCAAACTTAGTTCTAGAAGATAAATTAAAAGATCATTTTGGTTTTACAACATTTCGAACTGGTCAAAAGGAAATTATAAGAGACGTTATGCGAGGGAAAGATGTGTTAGGAATCCTTCCAACAGGAATGGGGAAATCGCTTTGTTATCAATTACCTGCGAAGCTTCTAAGAGGGACAACCATTGTCATTTCACCATTAATTTCCCTAATGATGGATCAAGTAAAGCAGCTTAAAGCTTCTAATTTTAAAGAGGTAATTGCATTAAATAGTTTTATCAATCCAGTAGAACGGAAAGCGCTTTACCAGCATTTAGAAGATTACAAATTGATATATGTCTCACCAGAATTAATACAGCAAAATGAATTGCTTGACCGCTTAAAACAATTAAGTATAAATTTATTAGTCATTGATGAAGCGCATTGCATCTCACAGTGGGGTCATGACTTTCGGCCGGATTATTTACGGTTAAGTAATATTGTGTTTGAACTGAACAATCCACCGATTCTTGCATTAAGTGCTACAGCTACTAAGGCAATACAACTTGATATTAAAAAGGTTTTAAAAAGCCCGAATATGGTTGATCATATTTATCCTATGGATCGCGAGAATATTATTTTTTCAATAGAAAAAGTTGCAAATGACAGCGAGAAAAACGAAAAGATAAAAAAATTGTTTGACCGTATTCGTGTACCAACAATTATTTACTTTTCAAGCAGGATAGCCACTGAACAATTAACAAGTTTTTTATTGAAAGAACATCCGTCACTAAGAGTAGCTTTTTACCATGGTGGGATGGAGACTATCGATCGTATTTCAGTACAACAGCAATTTATGAATAATCAATTGGACGTTATCTGTTGCACAAGTGCATTTGGCATGGGGATTAATAAAAAAGATATCCGTTTCATTATTCATTATCATTTACCTCTTCAGTTGGAATCATTTATTCAGGAGATAGGTAGAGCTGGGCGGGATGGAAAAGAGAGTGTCAGCCTTTTACTTTATTCTGATCATGATTATTATCTACCAGCTAACCTAATGAAAAAAGAACTTCCAACAGAAGATGATCTTAGATTTGTATTTCAGCAACTAAATAGTTTATACAAACAAAAAAAACAACTACCACACAAAATTGAACAGATGGAACAAATTTTTCATCTAAGTGAAATTCAATGGAGATTTTTACACTACCAATTTGAAAACCATGGTATGATAAAAAGAAATATGATTGTGTATAAAAGGGAAAAATGGAAGCATGCATATCACGCGATTCACCAGTTTATTGATGAGCGTCTAATTCTTAAAGAACAAAAATTACGTGAGATGATAGCTTGGATTGAGACGGAAAGTTGTTTGCGGGAACAATTATATAAGGGATTTCAATCAAATTATACGTTACCACTTCATTCATGTTGCAGCAATTGTGGATTTAATCTAGCAAACTGGGAAATAGAACAACAAGAAGTAGAGCAAAGCTATCACAATTGGGAAGAAAAGTTACAGGCTCTTTTTACAACCGGAGGAAAGAATGCGTAA
- a CDS encoding ATP-binding protein: MFWRSVVGKLAVTILLLVSFVLFILTILLLEFFENFHIDEAEEDLLQTATKVSVMVNQYESENSVHETTERIKDASSRVAIIYDDGTIWVSESSNGDLPALQPGWIKNDDNLAKVISDNQQVKKQMSLPNNESEVMIVGAPVGNGNGAVYVYQSLEVVDKTKAETTQIIFLAAGIAIILTTIFAFFLSTRITSPLIKMREAAFDLTRGEFNTKVPILTHDEIGELAMAFNRMGRQLKFHINALRQEKEQLSSIVSSMADGVITLNRNGDMIVTNPPAKQFIESWYFENSKQGTESHNQLPEELNLILKGVIKNEEAVIHEISLQGRNWVMIMTPLYDQSYVRGAVAVIRDMTEERRLDKLRKDFIANVSHELRTPISMLQGYSEAIVDDVAESIQDKNDLAKIIHEESLRMGRLVNELLDLARMEAGHIQLNKEKVDAYSYITRIIKKFNGISRDRKIDISLQTTTSKNSFITIDPDRMEQVFTNLIDNAIRHTNENGFVNVFAEINNDELHISIEDSGSGIPEEDLPFIFERFYKADKSRTRNKEKKGTGLGLAIAKNIVDAHQGTISVKSKLNEGTTFTFKIPLS; the protein is encoded by the coding sequence ATGTTTTGGCGTAGTGTGGTAGGGAAGCTAGCAGTAACCATTTTATTGCTAGTTTCTTTTGTATTATTTATTCTAACGATATTGTTACTGGAATTTTTTGAAAATTTTCACATAGATGAAGCTGAGGAAGACTTACTTCAAACAGCAACAAAAGTATCCGTAATGGTCAATCAATACGAAAGCGAAAACTCAGTTCATGAAACAACTGAGCGCATAAAAGATGCTTCTAGTCGTGTTGCCATCATTTATGATGACGGAACAATTTGGGTTTCCGAAAGTAGTAATGGTGATTTACCTGCACTTCAACCAGGCTGGATTAAAAATGACGACAATTTAGCAAAGGTAATATCAGATAATCAACAAGTAAAAAAACAAATGAGCCTTCCAAATAATGAAAGTGAAGTTATGATAGTTGGTGCACCTGTTGGAAATGGAAATGGGGCAGTATATGTTTATCAATCCTTAGAAGTGGTGGACAAGACAAAGGCTGAGACCACACAAATTATATTTCTTGCTGCTGGAATAGCAATTATATTAACTACTATTTTTGCATTCTTCCTTTCAACAAGAATTACTTCTCCCTTAATTAAAATGCGCGAGGCAGCATTTGATTTAACAAGAGGGGAATTTAATACAAAAGTTCCCATACTAACACATGATGAAATTGGTGAACTAGCCATGGCATTCAACCGGATGGGAAGACAATTAAAATTTCACATTAATGCATTACGTCAAGAAAAAGAACAGCTATCAAGTATTGTTAGTTCTATGGCCGATGGTGTTATAACATTAAATCGTAATGGTGATATGATTGTCACCAATCCACCAGCAAAACAATTTATTGAAAGCTGGTATTTTGAAAATAGTAAACAAGGGACAGAATCACATAATCAACTGCCAGAAGAATTAAATCTAATTTTAAAGGGAGTAATTAAAAATGAAGAGGCAGTGATACATGAGATCAGTTTGCAAGGAAGAAACTGGGTTATGATTATGACACCGTTATATGATCAATCCTATGTACGTGGTGCCGTTGCTGTTATTCGTGACATGACAGAAGAACGGCGTTTAGATAAACTTCGCAAGGACTTCATAGCAAATGTTTCCCATGAATTGCGGACACCTATTTCGATGTTACAAGGATATAGTGAAGCAATAGTAGATGATGTGGCAGAATCCATACAAGATAAAAACGATTTAGCAAAAATAATTCATGAAGAATCATTGCGCATGGGACGTCTGGTAAATGAATTATTAGATCTAGCTAGAATGGAAGCTGGCCACATCCAACTAAATAAGGAAAAAGTCGATGCGTACAGTTATATAACTCGTATTATCAAAAAATTCAATGGCATATCACGGGATAGAAAAATAGATATAAGTTTGCAGACTACAACTAGTAAAAATTCATTTATTACGATTGACCCAGATCGGATGGAACAAGTTTTTACTAATTTAATTGACAATGCTATAAGACATACAAACGAGAATGGATTTGTAAATGTTTTTGCAGAAATTAATAATGATGAACTGCACATTTCCATAGAGGATAGTGGCAGTGGAATTCCTGAAGAGGATTTACCTTTTATTTTCGAACGGTTTTACAAAGCTGATAAATCTAGAACAAGAAATAAGGAGAAGAAGGGAACTGGGCTAGGTCTTGCAATTGCTAAGAATATTGTTGATGCACATCAAGGGACAATTTCTGTAAAAAGCAAACTAAATGAAGGTACTACATTTACCTTTAAAATTCCTTTATCCTAA
- a CDS encoding DUF4430 domain-containing protein, giving the protein MSKFKFFLVSLIAIIVVLGGCSSEGTTNEQSNATNEQTESTESTTSGEENQEEAVMISITKGKGEETVKEKEIKIEDGAILYDVMKENFELKDDAGYITSIEGIEAKESEQMAWMVFVNDEMASVGAKELELSPGDSVNFDLQSWE; this is encoded by the coding sequence ATGAGTAAATTTAAGTTTTTTTTAGTGTCATTAATTGCTATTATTGTTGTTTTAGGAGGATGTAGTTCTGAAGGCACTACTAATGAGCAATCGAATGCTACAAATGAGCAAACAGAATCTACTGAAAGTACTACTTCTGGAGAAGAAAATCAAGAAGAAGCGGTAATGATTTCCATTACGAAGGGTAAAGGTGAAGAAACTGTTAAAGAAAAAGAAATTAAGATAGAAGATGGGGCAATTCTCTATGATGTTATGAAGGAAAACTTCGAACTTAAAGATGATGCAGGTTATATTACATCGATTGAAGGAATTGAAGCAAAGGAAAGTGAACAAATGGCCTGGATGGTATTTGTTAATGATGAGATGGCAAGTGTTGGAGCAAAAGAGCTTGAATTATCACCTGGTGATTCCGTTAACTTTGATTTACAATCTTGGGAATGA
- a CDS encoding spore coat associated protein CotJA encodes MKEICEFTQFKYWEPYISPYDPCPPIKVKNYPTPPQLYITFQPKGLPQYDQETALFRGTLWPALDSPYPDPHFGKRGDANE; translated from the coding sequence ATGAAGGAAATTTGTGAATTTACACAATTTAAATATTGGGAGCCATACATTAGTCCATATGATCCATGCCCACCGATAAAGGTTAAAAATTATCCGACACCTCCACAACTATATATTACCTTTCAACCTAAAGGATTACCACAATATGATCAAGAGACTGCTTTATTTCGTGGTACATTGTGGCCAGCTTTAGATAGTCCATATCCAGATCCGCATTTTGGAAAAAGAGGTGATGCAAATGAATAA
- a CDS encoding metallophosphoesterase, whose protein sequence is MIYLLILAICGVLVLIYMVYLAHHDTIDYQTVTDEKIPSGFDLYRIFFISDIHRRKLNKTTLNKVDKDIDLIIIGGDLKEKGVPFERVKRNLELLKKWNKPLYFIWGNNDYEEKPDVLYQLLLKKNVTILANKTERIVSDNGDTLNLVGLDCCKYKEARFDLAMKDVDNSYTVVITHAPSAFYDMSDAEKEGVHLVLAGHTHGGQIRLFGYGLYESGSFKKEGSTSVLVSEGYGYTRLPFRLGTRSECHIITFKHPL, encoded by the coding sequence ATGATATATCTTTTGATTTTAGCAATTTGTGGAGTACTGGTACTCATTTATATGGTATATTTAGCCCATCATGATACAATAGATTATCAAACTGTTACGGATGAGAAAATTCCCTCTGGATTTGATCTTTATCGAATTTTTTTCATTTCGGATATACATCGTAGAAAGTTAAATAAAACAACGCTAAATAAAGTTGACAAAGATATTGACCTTATCATAATTGGCGGGGATCTGAAGGAAAAGGGTGTACCATTTGAAAGGGTAAAACGAAATTTGGAATTATTAAAAAAGTGGAACAAACCATTGTATTTTATTTGGGGTAATAACGACTATGAAGAAAAGCCTGACGTATTATATCAGTTACTACTAAAGAAAAATGTAACTATATTAGCAAATAAAACGGAACGGATTGTTTCAGATAATGGAGACACCCTTAACTTGGTTGGGCTCGATTGTTGTAAATACAAAGAGGCGCGTTTTGATTTAGCAATGAAAGATGTTGACAATAGTTATACGGTAGTGATAACACATGCTCCAAGTGCATTTTACGATATGTCCGATGCTGAAAAAGAAGGGGTTCACCTGGTTTTGGCTGGACATACACACGGGGGACAAATACGGTTATTTGGTTATGGCTTATATGAAAGTGGGAGTTTTAAAAAGGAAGGCAGTACATCTGTATTGGTTAGTGAAGGTTATGGTTATACTAGACTGCCATTTCGATTAGGAACAAGATCTGAATGTCATATTATAACATTTAAACACCCTCTTTAA
- a CDS encoding ferredoxin has translation MAKYTIVDKETCIACGACGAAAPDIYDYDDEGLAYVVIDDNTGAAEIPEVFEEDMVDAFEGCPTDSIKISDKKFNGDPLRFEDE, from the coding sequence ATGGCTAAATACACAATTGTAGATAAGGAAACATGCATAGCTTGTGGCGCCTGTGGGGCCGCCGCTCCAGACATATACGATTATGATGATGAAGGTCTCGCATATGTAGTGATTGATGATAACACGGGTGCAGCGGAAATACCTGAAGTGTTTGAAGAAGATATGGTTGATGCTTTTGAAGGGTGCCCAACAGATTCCATAAAAATTTCAGACAAGAAATTCAATGGAGACCCTTTAAGATTTGAAGATGAATAA
- a CDS encoding CPBP family intramembrane glutamic endopeptidase has translation MRKQRDIIKQLTDRELNVQLIISQFSLVFLSIILSYILFDSFVDWLNYFKLSYYDIVYYGAASGLLIVIIDLVFMYIFPKKYYDDGGINQRIFRDRSVGGIFLLALLVAIAEELLFRGVIQTTFGYLVASIVFALIHFRYLKKPVLFVSILFVSFYIGYIFVLTENLLVTIMAHFIIDFTLGLVIRFQKRGANNE, from the coding sequence ATGCGTAAACAACGTGATATCATAAAACAATTAACTGATCGCGAACTTAATGTTCAATTAATCATATCGCAATTTTCACTTGTATTTCTTAGTATAATTTTAAGTTACATTTTATTTGACTCTTTCGTTGATTGGTTGAACTACTTTAAACTATCTTATTACGATATTGTATATTATGGAGCAGCTTCTGGTTTACTAATTGTGATAATAGATTTAGTTTTTATGTATATTTTTCCTAAGAAATATTATGATGATGGTGGGATAAATCAAAGAATATTTCGTGATCGTTCTGTTGGAGGGATTTTTCTTTTAGCTCTTCTGGTTGCTATTGCTGAAGAATTATTGTTCCGGGGAGTTATACAAACGACATTTGGATACCTAGTTGCTAGTATCGTATTTGCTTTAATCCATTTTCGATATTTGAAGAAGCCTGTTTTATTTGTATCTATTTTGTTTGTGAGCTTTTATATTGGATACATCTTTGTACTTACTGAAAACTTACTTGTAACAATAATGGCTCATTTTATTATTGATTTTACTTTAGGTTTAGTAATTCGTTTTCAAAAAAGAGGTGCTAATAATGAGTGA
- a CDS encoding spore coat protein CotJB, translated as MNKTVPPEYYQLLEEIQEVDLVLVELNLYLDTHNHDYDAIEQFNLNVKKSKQLKIAFEKKFGPLMNFGRSYSNYPWDWDNTPWPWQV; from the coding sequence ATGAATAAAACTGTGCCACCTGAATATTATCAGTTGCTTGAAGAAATTCAAGAGGTTGATCTTGTATTGGTTGAATTGAACTTGTACTTGGACACACATAATCATGATTACGACGCAATTGAACAGTTCAATTTAAATGTTAAAAAAAGTAAACAATTAAAAATTGCTTTTGAAAAAAAGTTCGGTCCACTCATGAACTTTGGAAGAAGCTATTCCAATTATCCTTGGGATTGGGATAATACCCCTTGGCCCTGGCAGGTTTAA
- a CDS encoding genetic competence negative regulator, with protein sequence MRIERVSNDQFTIFLTFDDLIERGFTTHELWNDVKNAGNLFSDMMYEASTELGIELEGMLLVHVQLMQAQGMHVYVTQKIEHTDWDEDFIEMKVTLDESKELIFSFQEFEDLIQVSTYLANISITGGKVYYMNDRYYILLQDAELNMSHKENVIAILSEFSSPSIVTSARLNEYGKVIMESNAINQIIANFH encoded by the coding sequence ATGCGTATTGAACGTGTATCAAATGATCAATTCACCATATTTCTAACCTTTGATGATTTAATTGAACGAGGATTCACAACACATGAGCTGTGGAATGATGTTAAAAATGCCGGCAATTTATTTAGTGACATGATGTATGAAGCTAGCACTGAGCTTGGCATTGAATTGGAAGGAATGCTCCTTGTACATGTACAACTAATGCAGGCACAAGGAATGCATGTTTATGTAACACAGAAAATCGAACACACCGATTGGGATGAGGATTTTATTGAAATGAAAGTTACATTAGATGAAAGTAAAGAATTAATATTTTCTTTTCAGGAATTTGAGGACTTAATTCAAGTTTCCACTTATCTGGCTAATATTTCGATTACAGGTGGAAAGGTATATTATATGAATGATCGTTATTATATTTTATTACAAGACGCGGAATTAAATATGTCGCATAAAGAAAATGTCATTGCAATTTTGTCTGAGTTTTCCTCACCTAGTATTGTGACATCCGCAAGATTAAATGAATATGGAAAAGTAATCATGGAAAGTAATGCAATAAACCAAATAATCGCCAATTTTCATTAA
- a CDS encoding manganese catalase family protein encodes MWYYEKKLQYPVKVSECNPRLAKYLMEQYGGADGELSAALRYLNQRYTIPDKVVGLLNDIGTEEFAHLEMIATMIYKLMKDATPEQIEEAGLAAHYANHGKALYYQNAAGAPWTATYIQAKGDPIADLYEDIAAEEKARATYQWIINMSDDPDLNDSLSYLREREVVHSMRFREAVEILKEERDKKKIF; translated from the coding sequence GTGTGGTATTATGAAAAAAAGTTGCAATACCCAGTAAAAGTAAGTGAATGTAATCCACGTTTAGCTAAATATTTAATGGAACAATATGGTGGTGCTGATGGAGAGTTGTCTGCTGCATTACGTTACTTGAACCAACGTTATACTATTCCAGATAAAGTTGTTGGTTTGTTAAACGATATTGGAACGGAAGAATTTGCACATCTTGAGATGATTGCTACCATGATCTATAAACTTATGAAAGATGCCACACCAGAACAGATTGAAGAAGCAGGACTTGCAGCGCATTATGCGAACCATGGCAAAGCACTTTATTATCAAAACGCTGCGGGAGCTCCTTGGACAGCAACATATATTCAAGCAAAAGGTGATCCAATTGCTGATTTATATGAGGATATCGCAGCTGAGGAAAAAGCGCGAGCAACTTATCAGTGGATCATCAATATGAGTGATGATCCGGATTTAAACGACAGTCTAAGTTATTTACGAGAACGTGAAGTGGTTCATTCAATGCGGTTTAGAGAAGCAGTCGAAATACTAAAGGAGGAACGTGATAAGAAAAAAATATTTTAG
- a CDS encoding ECF transporter S component — MNTNKMNTYKLTLLALLAALGVVGRFAFTFIPNVQPVTAIIIICGLFLGPLAALMLAVLTTFLTNMILGMGIWTIWQIVAWALIGLISGLIGKYRKKHSIVLLTIYAVFCGYLYGFILSLTTYTIAGEFLPYYLAGLPFDTAHAVGNGIFMVLLYPVISYFFKRYAKERFSLQNTN; from the coding sequence ATGAACACCAATAAAATGAATACGTATAAATTGACATTACTTGCATTATTGGCAGCACTTGGTGTAGTTGGTAGATTTGCATTTACGTTTATTCCTAATGTCCAACCTGTCACAGCGATTATCATCATATGCGGTTTATTTCTGGGGCCACTTGCTGCCCTGATGCTGGCTGTATTAACTACATTCCTGACAAATATGATTTTAGGAATGGGGATATGGACCATCTGGCAGATCGTAGCATGGGCTTTGATTGGATTGATTAGTGGATTAATTGGCAAATATAGAAAAAAGCATTCCATCGTGTTACTAACCATTTATGCTGTATTCTGTGGCTATTTGTATGGATTCATTCTTTCGCTAACTACATATACAATAGCAGGTGAATTTCTTCCCTATTATTTAGCGGGACTTCCTTTTGATACAGCCCATGCAGTTGGAAACGGAATATTTATGGTTTTACTTTATCCGGTTATATCCTATTTCTTTAAAAGATATGCAAAAGAACGATTTTCCCTTCAAAATACCAACTAA
- a CDS encoding Glu/Leu/Phe/Val family dehydrogenase — protein sequence MVADKAADSTNEQSNKNNVLTSTRTVVKTALEKLGYPDEVFELLKEPIRMMTVRIPVRMDDGSMKIFTGYRAQHNDAVGPTKGGIRFHPNVTETEVKALSIWMSLKAGIVDLPYGGGKGGIICDPREMSFRELEGVSRGYVRAISQIVGPNKDIPAPDVFTNSQIMAWMMDEYSRIDEFNSPGFITGKPIVLGGSHGRESATAKGVTICIDEAAKKKGIDVRGARVVVQGFGNAGSFLSKFLHDAGAKVVGISDAYGGLHDPEGLDIDYLLDRRDSFGTVTKLFDNTISNQELLELDCDILVPAAVENQITEENAHKIKASIVVEAANGPTTLEATKILSDRGILLVPDVLASAGGVTVSYFEWVQNNQGYYWEEEEIEEKLNKIMVKAFNSIYNTAETRRVDMRLAAYMIGVRKMAEASRFRGWV from the coding sequence ATGGTAGCCGATAAAGCAGCAGATTCTACTAATGAGCAAAGTAACAAAAATAATGTATTAACTTCAACAAGGACTGTTGTAAAAACCGCATTAGAAAAGTTAGGTTATCCTGATGAGGTATTTGAACTTTTAAAAGAACCTATACGAATGATGACCGTTAGAATCCCTGTCCGTATGGATGATGGTTCAATGAAAATTTTTACGGGTTATCGCGCTCAGCATAATGATGCTGTTGGTCCGACTAAAGGTGGCATACGTTTCCACCCAAATGTTACGGAAACAGAAGTAAAAGCGCTTTCTATTTGGATGAGTTTAAAAGCTGGTATTGTTGACCTTCCATATGGTGGAGGAAAAGGCGGAATTATATGTGATCCTCGTGAAATGTCATTTCGTGAATTAGAGGGTGTCAGTCGTGGATATGTGCGGGCAATTAGTCAAATAGTTGGTCCGAACAAAGATATTCCTGCACCAGATGTTTTCACCAACTCACAAATTATGGCATGGATGATGGATGAATACAGTAGGATTGATGAATTTAATAGCCCTGGGTTTATTACTGGAAAACCAATTGTTTTAGGTGGATCACATGGTAGAGAATCTGCAACTGCAAAAGGTGTTACAATTTGTATTGATGAAGCAGCGAAGAAAAAAGGAATTGATGTAAGAGGCGCTAGAGTGGTTGTTCAAGGATTTGGAAATGCTGGTAGTTTCCTTTCAAAATTCTTGCATGATGCAGGTGCAAAAGTGGTAGGTATTTCAGACGCATATGGCGGGCTTCATGATCCAGAAGGACTTGATATAGATTATTTATTAGACAGACGTGATAGTTTTGGAACTGTTACTAAATTGTTCGATAATACAATTTCAAATCAGGAATTGCTTGAATTAGACTGTGATATTTTAGTTCCTGCTGCGGTAGAGAATCAAATTACAGAAGAAAATGCACATAAAATTAAAGCAAGTATTGTAGTTGAAGCTGCGAACGGCCCAACTACATTAGAAGCTACAAAAATTCTTTCTGATCGTGGCATTTTACTTGTTCCTGATGTTCTTGCATCAGCTGGTGGTGTTACCGTATCTTATTTCGAATGGGTACAAAATAATCAAGGATATTATTGGGAAGAAGAAGAAATAGAAGAAAAACTTAACAAGATTATGGTAAAAGCATTTAATTCAATCTATAATACAGCTGAAACACGACGCGTTGATATGCGTTTAGCCGCGTATATGATTGGTGTAAGAAAAATGGCTGAAGCCTCACGCTTCCGTGGTTGGGTCTAA